A single genomic interval of Streptomyces showdoensis harbors:
- a CDS encoding [protein-PII] uridylyltransferase, whose amino-acid sequence MTSLDVNTESEDTGPSGYAAARLRLLSEKTRSGPPRRAELSRLTDAWLAALLDAGLDAAGRPPRGVALVAVGGYGRGELSPRSDLDLLLLHDGSADPGAVATLADRVWYPVWDLGLALDHSVRTPAEARKTAAEDLKVQLGLLDARPVAGDAGLVTALRTTVLADWRNQATRRLPELDALCRERAERSGELQYLLEPDLKEARGGLRDAQALRAVAASWLADAPREGLDEARRRLLDARDALHLATGRATDRLALQEQDAVAAELGLLDADTLLREVYEAARTVSYASDVTWREVNRVLKARAGRPRLRGLLGGRGGRPGGAKPPAERTPLAEGVVEMDGEAVLALSARPERDPVLPLRAAAAAAQAGLPLSLHAVRRLASSAKPLPVPWPAEAREELVTLLGAGEPTVPVWEALEAEGLVTRMLPDWERVRCRPQRNPVHTWTVDRHLVETAVRAASLTRRVHRPDLLLVAALLHDIGKGWPGDHAVAGETIARDVAARIGFDAADVAVLATVVRHHLLLIETATRRDLDDPATVQSVAAAVGTLGALELLHALTEADALATGPAAWSSWRASLVADLVKRVAGVLAGEELPDPEAAAPSAEQERLAIEALRTGEPVLALHTEPVVAGAGEPEPVGVELLVALPERPGVLPAVAGVLALHRLTVRAAELRAVALPAEIGKGPVLVLDWRVAAEYGSLPEARRLRADLVRALDGSLDVPARLAERDAAYPRRRGVAAPPPRVTVAADGSRLATVLEVRAQDAPGLLHRIGRALEGAEVRVRSAHVSTLGANAVDTLYVTRPDGSLLASEEAAGLARTLEEALR is encoded by the coding sequence GTGACGAGCCTCGACGTGAACACGGAATCCGAAGACACGGGACCCAGCGGTTACGCGGCGGCCCGGCTGCGCCTTCTCAGTGAGAAGACGCGGTCCGGGCCGCCGCGCCGTGCCGAGCTCTCCCGGCTCACCGACGCCTGGCTGGCGGCCCTCCTCGACGCCGGCCTCGACGCCGCCGGACGGCCGCCCCGAGGGGTGGCGCTCGTCGCCGTCGGCGGCTACGGGCGCGGCGAGCTCTCCCCGCGCAGCGACCTCGACCTGCTGCTCCTGCACGACGGCTCCGCCGACCCGGGCGCCGTCGCCACCCTCGCCGACCGGGTCTGGTACCCGGTCTGGGACCTGGGCCTCGCCCTCGACCACTCCGTCCGCACCCCCGCCGAGGCGCGCAAGACCGCCGCCGAGGACCTCAAGGTCCAGCTCGGCCTCCTGGACGCCCGGCCCGTCGCGGGCGACGCGGGCCTGGTCACCGCCCTGCGCACCACCGTCCTCGCCGACTGGCGCAACCAGGCCACCCGGCGGCTGCCCGAGCTCGACGCCCTCTGCCGCGAGCGGGCCGAACGCAGCGGCGAGCTCCAGTACCTCCTGGAGCCCGACCTCAAGGAGGCCCGCGGCGGACTGCGCGACGCCCAGGCCCTGCGCGCCGTCGCCGCCTCCTGGCTCGCCGACGCGCCCCGCGAAGGACTCGACGAGGCCCGCCGCCGCCTCCTCGACGCCCGCGACGCCCTCCACCTCGCCACCGGCCGCGCCACCGACCGCCTCGCCCTCCAGGAGCAGGACGCCGTCGCCGCCGAACTCGGCCTGCTCGACGCCGACACCCTGCTGCGCGAGGTGTACGAGGCCGCGCGGACCGTCTCGTACGCCTCCGACGTCACCTGGCGCGAGGTCAACCGGGTCCTCAAGGCCCGCGCCGGGCGGCCCCGGCTGCGCGGCCTGCTCGGCGGGCGCGGCGGCCGGCCCGGCGGCGCGAAACCGCCCGCCGAACGCACCCCGCTCGCCGAGGGCGTCGTCGAGATGGACGGCGAGGCCGTCCTCGCCCTCAGTGCCCGACCCGAACGCGACCCCGTCCTGCCGCTGCGGGCCGCGGCCGCCGCCGCCCAGGCCGGCCTCCCGCTCTCCCTGCACGCCGTACGCCGCCTCGCCTCCTCCGCCAAGCCGCTGCCGGTGCCCTGGCCGGCCGAGGCCCGCGAGGAACTCGTCACCCTCCTCGGCGCGGGCGAACCCACCGTCCCCGTCTGGGAGGCCCTGGAGGCCGAAGGGCTCGTCACCCGGATGCTGCCCGACTGGGAGCGGGTCCGCTGCCGCCCCCAGCGAAACCCCGTCCACACCTGGACCGTCGACCGGCACCTCGTCGAGACCGCCGTCCGCGCCGCCTCCCTCACCCGCCGGGTCCACCGGCCCGACCTGCTGCTCGTCGCGGCCCTCCTGCACGACATCGGCAAGGGCTGGCCCGGCGACCACGCCGTCGCCGGCGAGACCATCGCCCGCGACGTCGCCGCCCGGATCGGCTTCGACGCCGCCGACGTCGCGGTCCTCGCCACCGTGGTCCGCCACCACCTGCTCCTCATCGAGACCGCCACCCGGCGCGACCTCGACGACCCCGCCACCGTCCAGTCCGTCGCCGCCGCCGTCGGCACCCTCGGCGCCCTGGAACTCCTGCACGCCCTCACCGAGGCCGACGCCCTGGCCACCGGGCCCGCCGCCTGGTCCTCCTGGCGCGCCTCCCTGGTGGCCGATCTCGTCAAACGCGTCGCCGGGGTGCTCGCGGGGGAGGAGCTGCCCGACCCGGAGGCCGCCGCGCCCAGCGCCGAGCAGGAACGGCTCGCCATCGAGGCGCTGCGCACCGGCGAGCCCGTCCTCGCCCTGCACACCGAACCCGTCGTCGCCGGTGCCGGGGAGCCCGAGCCCGTCGGCGTCGAACTGCTCGTCGCCCTGCCCGAGCGGCCCGGCGTGCTGCCCGCCGTCGCCGGCGTGCTCGCCCTGCACCGGCTCACCGTGCGCGCGGCCGAGCTGCGCGCCGTCGCCCTGCCGGCCGAGATCGGCAAGGGCCCCGTCCTCGTCCTCGACTGGCGGGTCGCCGCCGAGTACGGCTCGCTCCCCGAGGCCCGACGGCTCCGCGCCGACCTCGTGCGCGCCCTGGACGGCTCCCTCGACGTCCCCGCCCGGCTCGCCGAACGCGACGCCGCCTACCCCCGGCGCCGCGGGGTCGCCGCCCCGCCGCCCCGGGTCACCGTCGCCGCCGACGGCTCCCGGCTCGCCACCGTCCTGGAGGTCCGCGCCCAGGACGCCCCCGGCCTGCTGCACCGCATCGGCCGTGCCCTGGAGGGCGCCGAGGTCCGGGTCCGCAGCGCCCATGTCTCCACCCTGGGCGCCAACGCCGTCGACACCCTCTACGTGACCCGGCCGGACGGCTCGCTGCTGGCGTCGGAGGAGGCGGCCGGACTGGCGCGGACGCTGGAGGAGGCGCTGCGCTGA
- a CDS encoding P-II family nitrogen regulator has product MKLITAVVKPHRLDEIKDALQAFGVQGLTVTEASGYGRQRGHTEVYRGAEYTVDLVPKIRIEVLVEDEDAEQLIDVVVKAARTGKIGDGKVWSVPVETAVRVRTGERGPDAL; this is encoded by the coding sequence ATGAAGCTCATCACCGCGGTCGTGAAGCCGCACCGGCTCGACGAGATCAAGGACGCCCTCCAGGCCTTCGGCGTCCAGGGCCTCACCGTCACCGAGGCCAGCGGGTACGGCCGCCAGCGCGGCCACACCGAGGTCTACCGCGGCGCCGAGTACACGGTCGACCTCGTCCCCAAGATCCGCATCGAGGTCCTGGTGGAGGACGAGGACGCCGAACAGCTCATCGACGTCGTCGTCAAGGCCGCCCGGACCGGCAAGATCGGAGACGGCAAGGTGTGGAGCGTCCCGGTCGAGACCGCCGTGAGGGTCCGCACCGGCGAACGCGGTCCGGACGCGCTGTAG
- a CDS encoding ammonium transporter, with translation MASAITTLAADAPALSAANTGFMLICSALVMLMTPALAFFYGGMVRVKSTLNMLMMSFISLGIVTILWVLYGFSIAFGTDSASLFGWSSDYVGLSGIGLTELWDGYTIPVYVFAVFQLMFAIITPALISGALADRVKFTAWALFITLWVTIVYFPVAHWVWGTGGWLFEMGVIDFAGGTAVHINAGAAALGVILVIGKRVGFKKDPMRPHSLPLVMLGAGLLWFGWFGFNAGSWLGNDDGVGAVMFVNTQVATAAAMLAWLAYEKLRHGSFTTLGAASGAVAGLVAITPSGGSCSPLGAIAIGAVAGLLCAMAVGLKYKFGYDDSLDVVGVHLVGGVVGSLLVGFFATGGVQSDAKGLFYGGGLDQLGKQAIGVFSVLAYSLIASAILALIIDKTMGMRVSEDDEISGIDQVEHAETAYDFSGAGGGSSSRSTAVPAPAPTENKKVDA, from the coding sequence ATGGCATCAGCCATCACGACCCTGGCAGCAGACGCGCCCGCGCTGTCCGCCGCCAACACCGGGTTCATGCTCATCTGCTCCGCCCTGGTCATGCTGATGACCCCGGCTCTCGCCTTCTTCTACGGAGGCATGGTCCGCGTCAAGTCCACCCTCAACATGCTGATGATGAGCTTCATCAGCCTCGGGATCGTCACGATCCTCTGGGTGCTCTACGGCTTCAGCATCGCCTTCGGCACCGACTCCGCCTCGCTCTTCGGGTGGTCCTCCGACTACGTCGGCCTCAGCGGCATCGGCCTCACCGAACTGTGGGACGGCTACACCATCCCGGTGTACGTCTTCGCCGTCTTCCAGCTCATGTTCGCGATCATCACCCCGGCCCTGATCAGCGGCGCCCTCGCCGACCGCGTCAAGTTCACCGCCTGGGCCCTCTTCATCACCCTGTGGGTCACGATCGTCTACTTCCCGGTCGCCCACTGGGTCTGGGGCACCGGCGGCTGGCTCTTCGAGATGGGCGTCATCGACTTCGCCGGCGGCACCGCCGTCCACATCAACGCGGGCGCGGCCGCCCTCGGCGTCATCCTCGTCATCGGCAAGCGGGTCGGCTTCAAGAAGGACCCGATGCGCCCGCACAGCCTCCCGCTGGTCATGCTCGGCGCCGGTCTGCTCTGGTTCGGCTGGTTCGGCTTCAACGCCGGCTCCTGGCTCGGCAACGACGACGGCGTCGGCGCGGTGATGTTCGTCAACACCCAGGTCGCCACCGCCGCCGCCATGCTCGCCTGGCTCGCCTACGAGAAGCTCCGCCACGGCTCCTTCACCACCCTCGGCGCCGCCTCCGGCGCGGTCGCCGGCCTCGTCGCCATCACCCCCTCCGGCGGCTCCTGCTCCCCGCTCGGCGCGATCGCCATCGGTGCCGTGGCCGGCCTGCTCTGCGCCATGGCCGTCGGCCTCAAGTACAAGTTCGGTTACGACGACTCGCTCGACGTCGTCGGCGTCCACCTCGTCGGCGGTGTCGTCGGCTCCCTCCTCGTCGGCTTCTTCGCCACCGGCGGCGTCCAGTCCGACGCCAAGGGCCTCTTCTACGGCGGCGGCCTCGACCAGCTCGGCAAGCAGGCCATCGGCGTCTTCTCCGTCCTCGCCTACTCTCTGATCGCCTCCGCGATCCTCGCCCTGATCATCGACAAGACGATGGGGATGCGGGTCAGCGAGGACGACGAGATCTCCGGCATCGACCAGGTCGAGCACGCGGAGACCGCGTACGACTTCAGCGGGGCGGGCGGCGGCAGCTCCTCGCGCAGCACCGCCGTACCCGCCCCGGCCCCGACGGAGAACAAGAAGGTGGACGCATGA
- a CDS encoding bifunctional DNA primase/polymerase, translating into MGFTIGGIREMRSGSRRRVRTTECTAVAEYTGLWGWDVVPGARAVAGRCSCGDLGCTAPGAHPLSFAEPVPAGAGLDDAGKAWSRYPGAALLLPVGRAFDVIEVAEAAGRRALVRLERMGLPLGPVSATPTGRAQFFVAPGAAAELPQLLYRMGWDDADLDLHCLGPGAHVTAPPSDLGGLGPVRWLRSPTLDTAGSPPQARLLLGTLAYICHRTHF; encoded by the coding sequence ATGGGCTTCACGATCGGCGGCATTCGTGAGATGCGGTCCGGCTCACGTCGCCGCGTACGCACCACGGAGTGCACAGCGGTGGCCGAGTACACCGGACTGTGGGGCTGGGACGTGGTCCCGGGAGCACGGGCGGTCGCGGGCCGCTGCTCCTGCGGCGACCTCGGCTGTACGGCGCCGGGGGCGCATCCGCTCTCCTTCGCCGAGCCGGTCCCGGCGGGCGCGGGCCTCGACGACGCGGGCAAGGCGTGGTCGCGCTACCCGGGAGCGGCGCTGCTGCTGCCGGTCGGCCGGGCCTTCGACGTGATCGAGGTGGCGGAGGCGGCGGGCCGCAGGGCGCTGGTCCGGCTGGAGCGCATGGGGCTGCCGCTGGGCCCGGTGAGCGCGACGCCGACGGGCCGGGCGCAGTTCTTCGTGGCCCCGGGCGCCGCGGCCGAGCTGCCGCAGCTGCTGTACCGGATGGGCTGGGACGACGCCGACCTGGACCTGCACTGCCTGGGCCCCGGCGCCCATGTCACGGCCCCGCCCTCGGACCTGGGCGGCCTCGGCCCGGTGCGCTGGCTGCGGTCGCCGACGCTGGACACGGCGGGGTCGCCGCCGCAGGCCCGGCTGCTGCTCGGCACGCTGGCGTACATCTGTCACCGCACGCACTTCTGA
- the ftsY gene encoding signal recognition particle-docking protein FtsY: protein MELILAVVIALVVAVAVTSGLVISGRKKKQLPPAEPPSTTPTITAPPAEPHVGDEAETPREEPRRTVEEVTLPAPEAAEAPAPVEEPAAAVPEIEVPEPTAGRLVRLRARLARSQNSLGKGLLTLLSREHLDEDTWEEIEETLLTADVGVAPTQELVERLRDRVKVLGTRTPEELRGLLREELIALLGADLDRSVKTESPEDVPGVVMVVGVNGTGKTTTTGKLARVLVADGKSVVLGAADTFRAAAADQLQTWGERVGARTVRGPEGGDPASIAYDAVKEGIAEKADVVLIDTAGRLHTKTGLMDELGKVKRVVEKHGPLDEVLLVLDATTGQNGLIQARVFAEVVDITGIVLTKLDGTAKGGIVVAVQRELGVPVKLIGLGEGPDDLAPFEPGAFVDALIGD, encoded by the coding sequence ATGGAACTCATCCTTGCTGTAGTCATCGCTCTGGTCGTCGCGGTCGCCGTGACCAGCGGACTCGTGATCAGCGGTCGCAAGAAGAAGCAGCTGCCGCCCGCCGAGCCGCCGTCCACCACGCCGACCATCACCGCTCCGCCCGCCGAACCGCACGTCGGCGACGAGGCGGAGACGCCGCGGGAAGAACCACGCCGCACCGTCGAAGAGGTCACCCTCCCCGCCCCCGAGGCCGCCGAGGCCCCCGCCCCGGTCGAGGAGCCGGCCGCCGCGGTCCCCGAGATCGAGGTGCCCGAGCCGACCGCCGGCCGCCTCGTGCGGCTCCGGGCCCGGCTCGCCCGCTCCCAGAACTCGCTCGGCAAGGGGCTGCTCACGCTCCTGTCGCGCGAGCACCTCGACGAGGACACCTGGGAGGAGATCGAGGAGACCCTCCTCACCGCCGACGTCGGCGTCGCCCCCACCCAGGAACTGGTCGAGCGGCTGCGCGACCGGGTCAAGGTGCTCGGCACCCGCACCCCCGAGGAGCTGCGCGGGCTGCTCCGCGAGGAGCTGATCGCCCTCCTCGGCGCCGACCTCGACCGCTCGGTGAAGACCGAGAGCCCCGAGGACGTCCCGGGCGTCGTGATGGTCGTCGGGGTCAACGGCACCGGCAAGACCACCACCACCGGCAAGCTGGCCCGGGTGCTCGTCGCCGACGGCAAGTCCGTCGTCCTCGGCGCCGCCGACACCTTCCGCGCCGCCGCCGCCGACCAGCTCCAGACCTGGGGCGAGCGGGTCGGCGCGCGCACCGTGCGCGGCCCGGAGGGCGGCGACCCGGCGTCGATCGCCTACGACGCGGTCAAGGAGGGCATCGCCGAGAAGGCGGACGTCGTCCTCATCGACACCGCCGGCCGGCTGCACACCAAGACCGGCCTGATGGACGAGCTCGGCAAGGTCAAGCGCGTCGTCGAGAAGCACGGCCCGCTCGACGAGGTGCTGCTCGTCCTCGACGCCACCACCGGCCAGAACGGCCTGATCCAGGCCCGGGTCTTCGCCGAGGTGGTCGACATCACCGGCATCGTCCTGACCAAGCTGGACGGCACCGCCAAGGGCGGCATCGTCGTCGCCGTCCAGCGCGAGCTGGGCGTCCCGGTCAAGCTGATCGGCCTGGGCGAGGGCCCGGACGACCTGGCGCCGTTCGAGCCGGGCGCGTTCGTGGACGCCCTGATCGGCGACTGA
- a CDS encoding cytosine permease produces the protein MPHAAETEGAQSGATLESRGLEPVPDAERTGRVRELFPTWVAANISVLLLTMGAGLIVFNGLNFWQVLFVAAAAPVLSYGIVGLISIAGKRGGAPGMALSRAVFGQRGNLFPGSLIWVARWGWETINAVTGAYAVLTVLDLLFGVKSNTALIVVTLLLFVSCTFLVSGLGINALRVCSTWSTYLFGAFSVLVLVYLVANTDWSAVFARPAGSTAMLVAGVGTIAAGGISWVPSGPDFTRYLPRNASSKGLVGTTVGGAGIVVLPMVLMGAVMAVSTPDLASAQDPVSFIGELLPTWISVPYLLIALIGMLLINSMSMYSAGFTAQTLGIKVSRAAAVSVNAVISLVFGFLLMVVATSFIGSFISFLTLLAVAFSAWIGVFGVDMLTRRSYDAEALMDTTRTSGYWYRGGFAWQAMAAWGVALVTGLLFTRVDWFAGPLASSWIGRNGLGWAATIVVAGVLYAVLPRERGAEPAPVSGEEPDERRATVSI, from the coding sequence ATGCCCCACGCCGCCGAGACCGAGGGCGCGCAGAGCGGCGCCACGCTGGAGAGCCGTGGCCTCGAACCCGTCCCCGACGCCGAGCGCACCGGCCGGGTCCGGGAGCTCTTCCCGACCTGGGTCGCCGCCAACATCAGTGTGCTGCTGCTCACGATGGGCGCCGGTCTGATCGTCTTCAACGGCCTGAACTTCTGGCAGGTGCTGTTCGTCGCGGCCGCCGCGCCGGTCCTGTCGTACGGGATCGTCGGACTGATCTCGATCGCGGGCAAGCGCGGCGGCGCGCCCGGCATGGCGCTGTCGCGCGCGGTCTTCGGGCAGCGCGGCAACCTCTTCCCCGGCTCGCTGATCTGGGTGGCCCGCTGGGGCTGGGAGACCATCAACGCGGTCACCGGCGCCTACGCGGTGCTGACCGTGCTCGACCTGCTGTTCGGTGTGAAGTCCAACACGGCGCTGATCGTGGTGACGCTGCTGCTCTTCGTCTCCTGCACCTTCCTGGTCTCCGGCCTCGGCATCAACGCGCTGCGGGTGTGCAGCACGTGGTCGACGTACCTCTTCGGCGCCTTCTCCGTGCTGGTCCTCGTCTACCTGGTGGCGAACACGGACTGGTCCGCGGTCTTCGCCAGGCCGGCCGGCTCGACGGCGATGCTGGTGGCCGGGGTCGGCACCATCGCGGCGGGCGGCATCAGCTGGGTGCCCTCCGGTCCGGACTTCACCCGCTACCTGCCGCGGAACGCCTCCTCGAAGGGCCTGGTCGGCACGACGGTCGGCGGCGCCGGCATCGTGGTGCTGCCGATGGTCCTGATGGGCGCCGTGATGGCGGTGTCGACGCCGGACCTGGCCTCGGCGCAGGACCCGGTGTCCTTCATCGGCGAGCTGCTGCCGACCTGGATCTCGGTGCCGTACCTGCTGATCGCCCTGATCGGGATGCTGCTGATCAACTCGATGTCGATGTACTCGGCCGGGTTCACCGCGCAGACCCTCGGCATCAAGGTGTCGAGGGCCGCGGCGGTCAGCGTGAACGCGGTGATCAGCCTGGTCTTCGGCTTCCTGCTGATGGTGGTGGCGACCAGCTTCATCGGCTCGTTCATCTCCTTCCTGACCCTGCTCGCGGTCGCGTTCTCGGCCTGGATCGGCGTCTTCGGCGTGGACATGCTGACCCGCCGGTCGTACGACGCCGAGGCGCTGATGGACACCACCCGGACCAGCGGCTACTGGTACCGGGGCGGCTTCGCCTGGCAGGCGATGGCCGCCTGGGGCGTGGCGCTCGTGACGGGCCTGCTGTTCACCAGGGTCGACTGGTTCGCCGGCCCGCTGGCCTCCTCCTGGATCGGGCGGA